The genomic region CCAGCCTGTCCCACGGCAGGACCCGCGAGCGCTCCTCGGGATCGGTGAACGTCACAGTGCGGTCGCTGAAGTCGACGCCGTCGACCCGGCCGCGGATCGCCTGTACCCCGTGCAGGGTGTTGGCCAGCGGAATCGCAACGAACCGGGCGTCCACCAGGCCGCCTGCGACGTCGGGTAGCAGCGGGGTGTAGAGCATGTAGTCGACCGGGGAGATGATCGAGATGTCGATCTGGGCGCCGTGCTTGCGGAACTTCTTGGCCAGGTGCCGGGCGCATTCGAATCCGGTGAACCCGCTGCCGACGATTACCACGGACGTCACCGGCCCCACTGTACGGAATGGTCGAGAGGCGGGATGCTTGAGCCATGACGCGCCCGCGCTCGCTGCGCCGATTCGATCCCTTCCGGCCCATCGACATGCTGTCGGCGCTGTGGTCGACCGCGGCGGTGGCCCCGATGAACAGCGGAGCGGCGGCCGCGTACCGGACTCTGTTCATGACCGTCCGGCGATTGGTCGTCGGCAGGCGGCTGACCGTCAGCCTGGACCGCGGTGATCTCACGCTCACCGTCACCGAGTTCGACTCGAGGCTCGATGTGCGCGCACTGTCGGTCGGCCAACTCAACGACATCCGGCTCGCCGCCCGCGACATCCAATGGGCCACAAATGAGTTCGACCACGCCACCGCGGTTCTGCACAACGTTCACATGCGCCCGACGGTTCCCCCGGTCCTCGTGGCCGCCCCCGTCGAGCTGACGCTGGAGGTGCCCGCACCGGTGCTCGCCGACCTGTTCCGCTGGGCGGCGCCCCGCCTGATCGGCGAGGTCGGGACCGACGGCGTCGCACGGCTGCGGCTGGCGCGCCGGCCCTCGGCCGGTCACCTCGAGGTCGACGCTCGTCTCGACGGCTCGACACTGTGGCTCGACCCGCGGGAACTGGTCCTGCGCCGGTCGCGCTGGCGGTTGCCGCGGCGCACTCCGGCCTACCCGGTCCACCTCCCGGAATTGCCCCACGGTGTGCTGCTCACCGGCGTCAGCTTCGCGCCGGGCGTGGTTCGGCTGTCGGCGGTGGTGCCGGAGTGGCGCATCGACGTGCCCCGGACCCGATTGGAAGACGTAATGACTCAGCTGAGCGCCGTTGGAGGGCCGTTGAACCTGACCTGGCTCGGCCGCCTGTTCTGATTAGCTGAGCGTCCCTTTCGTCACCCACCGACAATCGATTCCTGCCAGCCGCCGGTCAATTACTGCCAGCGGAATTAATGCTGTCACCTGTGGGTTTAAGCCGTCAGAACCGGCACGAATGCTCGAGAAGCCGGAACGCCGCGTCCGAACCGCGTCATTCGCTCCGCGGCTCGAACCACATCCGAAAGAAGGCACGTGAGATGAAGAAGATCGGATTCGCCGCCACTGTCGCCAGCGGACTGGCCGCTGCAGTTATCGGGCTGGCCGCCCCGGCCGCCTCGGCGCCCACCGGAAGCGACAACGCCCAGCAGACCATCGGCCAGCTGCGCGCTCAGGGCTACACCGTGATCGTCAACCGGCTCGGCAATGCGCCGCTCGATCAGGCCGAGGTCGTCGGTATCCGGCAGGGCCAGACCTTCAGCATGATCGACGCCGGCGCCCCGTTGATCGGCAGCAGCCACAACTACACCACGGTCCAGGAGCGCGTCGTCTACGTCGACGTCAAGTAGCACGGCACCGCGAAGCGAGGGGCATCCGAACGGGTGTGCCCCTCGCTTCGTACTGCGCGACTAGAGTGCCGATGTGGCCGCGTACTCGCGCTATGTCGCTATCGGGGACAGCCAGACCGAGGGACTGTGGGACGGCGACGACGACCGCGGTCTCATCGGTTTCGCCGACCGGCTGGCGCTGCTGATCGACTCGTACCAGCCGGGCTTGAGCTACGCCAACCTCGCCGTACGCGGTCGGCGCATTCTCGATCTGCTCGTCGAGCAGCTACCGCTTGCGCTGGCCATGCGGCCGGACCTGATCACCGTTTGCATCGGGATGAACGATGTGACGCGTCCGGGGCCGTACTTCGATCGCGCGCTGGCAGACCTCGACACCCTGCACAACCGGTTGGCAGACTCCGGCGCGACGATCGTGACCACGACTTTCCCGGACCTGGCCCAGGTATTGCCGATCGGCCGCATGCTGGAGTCACGCGTGCTTCGGATCAACGACGAGATCCGGACCGCCGCCGAGCGACACGGCTTTCGGCTCGTCGACCTCTACGGTGCTCCGTCGATGTCGGATCCGGAGATCTGGAGTCCCGACCGCATCCACGGCTCGACGAGGGGTCACATCCTGTTCACCGCCGCGGCCGCGGAGGCACTGGGCCTGCCCGGCAGCAACCACGACTGGGCGCAGTGCGATGGGCCGGTGCAGCCGACACTGCGCCAACTCGCCCATTCGCAGGCGCTCTGGACGCAGAACATGCTGGTGCCGTGGTTGTGGCGCTACGCGCGGGGCCGGTCCGCGGGAGGCGGTCGGGGACCCAAGCGGCCCCGCCTGGGCAGTCTGCCGGCCTAGATTCCCAGGAACGGAAGCGGAATCGGCGACTGACCGCTGCCGATCGCCGAGACCGCCGCCGGGCAGAACATCGAGATCGCGATGCCGGTGAACATCGTCGCCGGGCCCAGGGACATGCCGCCCATGTCGGCGACCTCGGCCGCGACGTCGGCCGCGTTCTGACCGGGCTCGGACAGCATCGGGCAGACCTGCTGGCCGATGCTCGCCGCGCTGCCGGGATCGCCCATCGCGACGCCGGCTTCGGTGACCGCGTTCAGGAACGCGTCTTCTACGGGGTCGGCCTGCGCAGGACTGGCCACGACCGCAGCGGCGGTCATCATGGCGGTGGTCAGCGCGAGGCCGAAGGCTGGTTTGCGAAGCACCCGCGAATCGTACGCGCTCGGATCGGACTCGTCAGACTCCGGTCCAGGTCTCGTCGATCATGTCCGCGACATTGATGATCTTCGCCTTTTGCGACGCCGGGCTGTCGATCTCCCCCGCCACGTGCGCAGAGATGAACCGCTTGATCTCGGCGTCGATGCCACCGAGCACCCGCAGCACTTCACCGCGCAGCGACTGCGATGTGACGTGGATGGAGATGTCCGATGACCGCGGTTTCTCCACATCCAAGATCAACACCAGCGGCTCGGCGGCCCGCGCGGTGGCGCGCAGCGCGATCTCGCCGAACACCATGAACTTCGGCTTGTCGATCCGCAGGTCGACGATCATGTCGATCTCCAGCGGGATGCGGATCGCGAACGTGATCATCGGCCCGACCTGGCGTTTCAGGCGGGGCTTCTGGACCCGGACCTTGGCGGTGACCTTGGCGAGCTTGCCCGGCCCCTGGGCCATCGGCCCCATCTCGAACGCATCGCCTGCGATCTCGCCGATCGCATCGCCGACGCGGTCCTCGGTCACCGCGATCTCGAAGAACCTGCGACCGAACTCCTCGTAGGTGATCTCGTCATCGGCGGACATGGTGCCCATACCGTCTCACGTCCCCCTGTTCCCCCGTGGTCAACGCGACCGAATCGAGACCACGCGCCGCTAGCCGCCGCCCTCGCTGCGCGCCTCGGCGCCGGTCTCGCCGGTGTCGAGGGAGTCATCGTTGAAGGTCTGGCCAACGTAGCTGCCGTCCTCGTCGCCGTCCTTGCCGGCGCGCGACGCCGCCACCTTGTTGTCGTCCTCGACGTCTTGTTCGCTCCGCTGGTCATCGTCGCCCGGGGTCATGCCGTCCGGGTTACCCGCGGCCGACGTGCTCAAACGGTGCTCGGCGACGGTCGGCGAGTCAGGCCTGGGAGAAGTAGCGGATCCGTTCGATCGCGAACGGCTTGGCCGCGACGTCGGCGATCAGCACATCGCGACCGTCGCTGCGGTCGATGCCGGCGACCAGGCAGTGGCCCGACGCGATGACCTTGCGCGGTTGCGCGCCGACCAGCCGTGTCAGCAGTTCTGCGCTGCTCATCGGGGTGCGGTCGCCTGCGGTGATGCGGGCGCCCTTGCCGAGCCAACGGCGCATCGCCACCTCGTCTCCGACCCGCGCGTCGGTCAGGAATTGGCGGAAGTGCCGCTTGCCGCGGGCGCCGGTGCCGCGAAAGCCGCTAAGGAAGCCCACCGCGCCGGCGGGGCCCTGATTCACGAGCAGATCCCGGGTGAGTTGCAGCCCGGCAGGCACCGCCCGCGCACCGCTGCGCGCGAACTGCCCCACCATGGCGGGCAGCTCCCAAAACGCCTGCAGCTCGGCAATTCTCACCTCACCGCGGTCATCGGCGAGTCGATAACAAAGATAGGCCGGAATGTACATGGTCAGCCCTGCGGCCATGGCGACCTCGAGTTCGAGGTCGCGGATGACCGTGGAATCCACCACCAGGTCCACGTCACGGTGGAAGGTGATGTCGCGGGGACCGATGAAGGTGTCGTAGAACGCGGTGAGTCCGCCCGTTCCGCGGTGCGGCTGCGAACCGACCGGGTCCTCGACGACGCCGTCGGAGGTGAAGGCGTCGACCCACGCCTGCCGGTCATGGACGGTGAACGCTGCGGGTGATCGCTCGACGGCGGCCAGCGCGTCCGCCGGTGAGATGGCCATAAGTGTGCCTACCACCCCGGCTGGCCTCAGTCGACTACTTCGGCACCTGCGGGCACACTGGGGGTCAGCGCCGTGCGGCGGTGCACGGTTGAAGGAGGAACCACCATGAGCAGCAGCGGACCTTTCGGCTTCGACCCCGATGAGTTCGACCGCGTCGTCCGCGAGGCCGGCGAGGGTCTGCGAGACGCGCTCGACGGTCTCGGCAAGTTCCTGAGCACGCCCGGCGAACGCGCGGGCTGGGTGAATCTATTCGACGAGTTCACCCGCTCGTCGCGCCCCCGCCGGGAGCCGGAGACCACCGGCGAGGCCGGCGACGGCGTGTGGGCGATCTACACCGTCGACGACGACGGTGGTGCCCACATCGAGCAGGTCTACCCGACGGAACTCGACGCGCTCCGGGCGAACAAGGACAACACCGACCCGACCCGCCGCGTGCGCTTCCTGCCCTACGGCATCGCGGTCAGCGTGCTGGACGCCTCGGGCACGTCCGACGGCGCCGCTTCTCCGGCCGACGACGCCTGAGGTTCCGTCCGCCGGGTATCACCGGCGGGTGTCACTCCCAACACACGCTGGATGTCGGGCCTCATCTGCTGCAGTTGCTGGCCGGCGTAGCCCCAGCTGTGGATGCCCTCGGGGAAGTTGAAGACGCCGTTGTCCCCGCCCGCGGCGATGTAGGCGTCGACGAA from Mycobacterium sp. IDR2000157661 harbors:
- a CDS encoding SGNH/GDSL hydrolase family protein → MAAYSRYVAIGDSQTEGLWDGDDDRGLIGFADRLALLIDSYQPGLSYANLAVRGRRILDLLVEQLPLALAMRPDLITVCIGMNDVTRPGPYFDRALADLDTLHNRLADSGATIVTTTFPDLAQVLPIGRMLESRVLRINDEIRTAAERHGFRLVDLYGAPSMSDPEIWSPDRIHGSTRGHILFTAAAAEALGLPGSNHDWAQCDGPVQPTLRQLAHSQALWTQNMLVPWLWRYARGRSAGGGRGPKRPRLGSLPA
- a CDS encoding DUF732 domain-containing protein — protein: MLRKPAFGLALTTAMMTAAAVVASPAQADPVEDAFLNAVTEAGVAMGDPGSAASIGQQVCPMLSEPGQNAADVAAEVADMGGMSLGPATMFTGIAISMFCPAAVSAIGSGQSPIPLPFLGI
- a CDS encoding nuclear transport factor 2 family protein, with the protein product MAISPADALAAVERSPAAFTVHDRQAWVDAFTSDGVVEDPVGSQPHRGTGGLTAFYDTFIGPRDITFHRDVDLVVDSTVIRDLELEVAMAAGLTMYIPAYLCYRLADDRGEVRIAELQAFWELPAMVGQFARSGARAVPAGLQLTRDLLVNQGPAGAVGFLSGFRGTGARGKRHFRQFLTDARVGDEVAMRRWLGKGARITAGDRTPMSSAELLTRLVGAQPRKVIASGHCLVAGIDRSDGRDVLIADVAAKPFAIERIRYFSQA